ATTACAAAGAGGCTTCTTCTTGGAAGTGTCAGCTCATATGTTGTCACACACAGTAAAATATCAACCCTGATTGTAAGGGGTTGAACAGAGGACAGAACAAAAATAGATCCGCGACATAAATCCTGAAAAATATTTATCCGGACAACTAAAGAACAAATTTTTCAGAGAACTCTTCAGAAAGGACCGTCCTGCTCAAAACTTCGCCCGAATCTGACTGCAAGTTCTGCCTTATAGAGTTCTTTGCCAAGATATGCGGCATGATCCAGCAGTGAGATCTTTCCGGATTTCATTACTTCATGGAATATATCCTCCCAGTGGTCACCGGTCACTGCCGTGCCGTTGTTCACCGCAATAATTCTGCCGTTTACAACACCTATTCTGAAGTTGCCGCATGGGTCAAAAGATACTTCATCAGGCATTTTATCCGCTTCTTTGATACTGTCAAATTCAGGTTCAGGTTCACGCCTCTTTCTCTTCTCCTTAATACAAAAGAGGGAAAGTCCGACATCCTTGGGGTACGGCCTCTCTGATGCGAGGTGCATCATATCCACAGCACGCCTCATCTCACGGACAGAACCGGCAGTCTTGTCCGAATGTTCGCTCGTAAAGATTATCGAAGCCTTAGCTTCCATCGCAAGTGAAGATAGAAGTGCATTGACCCCTATTGAATCAGCATCAATAAGCTCGGTCACATTTCCGGCACCGAAGAATACCGGGCATCTCCCCTCTTCAGTCTTACTATATGCCACAATATCACACAGTGAGTCCAGAAGACCTGAACCTGCGGGCTGCAGGAGAGGGTCGGCAATTATCCTGCCAATGCCGTATTTTTGTGCAGACCGGATATTCTCCTGAAGTGACCTCTCCCCCGGGACAACAACCACCGCAGCACCGGATTTTGCAATATCTTCTGCTACCAGAGGGATATTTCTCTCCTGAAGTGAGAGAATAATGTCAGCATAAGGGAGAGCGGCACGGATGAGCGCAGGGTCCTGCGTATCGGCCGCGCAGATGATATCATCAGCTCCGCCCCTCACAAGCTCAAATGTCCTTATTACATCGTCAGTTGTGGCATCAAAGCCAAACCCTAAGTCTATTATGTCTGCACCGGAATTCCTGAATCTTAACACCTCTGATATTATATCCGGTCTTTTATGCGCATCCATAATCTCAGCAAGTACTTTTATCCTGGAATCTCCGCCAATTTTAAGGCTTTTTATTGTAAAATCACAACCTGCCGCGGATTCAAGCTCTTCAAGTTTATTACGGGCCTCCTGCTTCCTGCACGATGATATGAGGTCGTCTGCCGGAATATCAGTAGAGAGTTCAATATCACCGGACATTGAGAGGACCATGCCGATATCGGCCGCATGCCGTGGGCCAAGATATACAGGCACCCCGGTTCTCTCACAAACGCCTGAAAAGTCCGCAGTGCACATCCCGGATACTATAACCATACTGTAATCACCTTCAAGGATCAGCTTCTCAAGCTTTGAAGGGGTCAGAAAAGAGGCAATTTTCCCCGTAATCCTTACATCCACGTCAAAACCTTCCGAAGCCTTCCTGACAGTCTCATATGCCGCTTCTCCGGTTGGAAGTAGTATGCGCATAACACTTCAGTTAAGTAATCCAATGAAGAAAAATACTACTGATCTGATGCTTAATTGTGATCTGCATATTCACACTGACTATTCACGGGATGGTGAGAGCAGTGTTGAAGATATAATTGCAAGGGCTGTAAAAACAGGACTTGACGTAATTGCAATAACCGATCATGACACCATTGAAGGTGCCTTAAAAGCGGTTGAATATGCCGAAGAATATTATCCGGAACTTCTGGTAATTCCCGGAATAGAGATATCGACAAAACAGGGCCACCTCATCGCACTGGGGATAACAGAAGCAATACCTCCAAAGATTGATTTTGAAAAGACGGTCGCCGCCGCAAGGGAGAAAGGCGCCTTCCTGATACTGCCGCACCCCTTCCACCAGTGGCGCCACGGTGCCGCACTGAAGGTAAAGGATGCAATCAGAATAGTTGATGCGGTAGAATCCTTCAACAGCCGTTACATATTCGGTACTGCCAATAAAAAAGCTGAGAGAAAAGCCGCGTATTTCAATAAAACCTGTGTCGGCGGGAGCGATGCCCACAATGCAAAATTTGTCGGCTACGGGAGAACAATAATTGACGCAGAGAAAGATCAGGAATCAGTTTTTTCCGCAATAAAAGAGGGAAATGTGGAGATAATGGGGAAGATGACGCCTATCAGGAGCTATACAAGGCAGTCTTTCAGAAATACGAAGAAAAAAATTGCAAGAAGAGTTTACAGAAGATGAAAATAGCCTTTAAACTGGGGTATTTTGGGGATAATTTCCACGGGTCACAGCAGCAGTCCAACAGAAGGACAGTAGAAGGGGAATTTATAACAGCCTGCATAGATCTCGGGCTTATCAGAGACCGGAAGAGTTCAGGATTTTCGATATCCGGAAGAACAGACAGGGGAGTGCATGCAAGATGCCAGATCTGCTCTTTTTTTACTGACCATCCCGAAAGGGCAGTCTTTGCAATCAATGAGAAACTTCCGGGTGACATCTGGTGCTTTGCATATGCAGAGGTGGATGACAGCTACAACCCAAGGTACGATGTTTTCAGCCGGAAATACAGGTATTACTTCTATGAAGAAGGCCTCGACCATGAGAGTATGCAGAAAGCCTCACAATACATAAAAGGTGTGCATGATTTCACATCCTTTGCAAAGATTAAAGGCAAAGATCCGGAGAGGAAAATTCTGGAGTCTGAGGTGTTCACTGACGGCGAATATACTGTCTTTGAGATAGAGGGGCACAGTTTTCTGTGGAATATGGTACGGTGCCTC
The sequence above is a segment of the Methanoplanus limicola DSM 2279 genome. Coding sequences within it:
- a CDS encoding dihydropteroate synthase-like protein; translation: MRILLPTGEAAYETVRKASEGFDVDVRITGKIASFLTPSKLEKLILEGDYSMVIVSGMCTADFSGVCERTGVPVYLGPRHAADIGMVLSMSGDIELSTDIPADDLISSCRKQEARNKLEELESAAGCDFTIKSLKIGGDSRIKVLAEIMDAHKRPDIISEVLRFRNSGADIIDLGFGFDATTDDVIRTFELVRGGADDIICAADTQDPALIRAALPYADIILSLQERNIPLVAEDIAKSGAAVVVVPGERSLQENIRSAQKYGIGRIIADPLLQPAGSGLLDSLCDIVAYSKTEEGRCPVFFGAGNVTELIDADSIGVNALLSSLAMEAKASIIFTSEHSDKTAGSVREMRRAVDMMHLASERPYPKDVGLSLFCIKEKRKRREPEPEFDSIKEADKMPDEVSFDPCGNFRIGVVNGRIIAVNNGTAVTGDHWEDIFHEVMKSGKISLLDHAAYLGKELYKAELAVRFGRSFEQDGPF
- a CDS encoding PHP domain-containing protein; this encodes MRITLQLSNPMKKNTTDLMLNCDLHIHTDYSRDGESSVEDIIARAVKTGLDVIAITDHDTIEGALKAVEYAEEYYPELLVIPGIEISTKQGHLIALGITEAIPPKIDFEKTVAAAREKGAFLILPHPFHQWRHGAALKVKDAIRIVDAVESFNSRYIFGTANKKAERKAAYFNKTCVGGSDAHNAKFVGYGRTIIDAEKDQESVFSAIKEGNVEIMGKMTPIRSYTRQSFRNTKKKIARRVYRR
- the truA gene encoding tRNA pseudouridine(38-40) synthase TruA, coding for MKIAFKLGYFGDNFHGSQQQSNRRTVEGEFITACIDLGLIRDRKSSGFSISGRTDRGVHARCQICSFFTDHPERAVFAINEKLPGDIWCFAYAEVDDSYNPRYDVFSRKYRYYFYEEGLDHESMQKASQYIKGVHDFTSFAKIKGKDPERKILESEVFTDGEYTVFEIEGHSFLWNMVRCLAYALNLCGKGLLSPEEIRSALENPGMPRYPAMPPEGLLLWDLKTEAEFKPMIPGEKSLEFKKEEERKLAQGRKILEVIN